A single region of the Sulfitobacter geojensis genome encodes:
- a CDS encoding M48 family metalloprotease: MIRILPILLALAYGLAMYRFSAWRTARELDARSTVLADPALKDMSDRLARALDLPRIKVHIYEIEPVNGLAAPDGRIFITRGFYNKFHKGEVSAEELASVIAHELGHVALGHSRRRMIDFSGQNAIRTVLAMVLGRFIPFAGVWIANMLTTLLAARLSRGDEYEADAYAAALLTKAGIGVAPQISLFKKLEALTQSNSGSAPAWLLSHPKTEERVKALQMLQKRWNS, encoded by the coding sequence ATGATCCGTATTCTGCCTATCCTGCTTGCCCTTGCGTATGGCCTTGCGATGTATCGCTTTTCCGCGTGGCGCACCGCGCGTGAACTCGATGCACGTTCGACCGTTCTGGCCGATCCGGCACTGAAAGACATGAGCGACAGATTGGCCCGTGCGCTGGACCTTCCCAGGATCAAGGTTCACATCTATGAAATCGAACCCGTGAACGGGTTGGCGGCACCAGACGGGCGCATTTTCATCACCCGCGGGTTTTATAACAAGTTTCACAAGGGCGAAGTCAGCGCCGAAGAACTGGCCAGCGTGATCGCGCATGAGCTGGGGCATGTCGCCTTGGGCCATTCCCGCCGCCGGATGATTGATTTTTCAGGTCAAAACGCGATCCGCACTGTGTTGGCGATGGTGCTGGGCCGTTTCATTCCTTTCGCTGGCGTGTGGATTGCAAATATGCTCACCACGCTGCTGGCTGCGCGTCTGTCACGCGGTGACGAATACGAGGCGGACGCCTATGCTGCTGCGCTGTTGACCAAGGCCGGTATTGGCGTGGCCCCCCAGATTTCCCTGTTCAAAAAACTGGAGGCGCTGACCCAGTCCAACTCAGGCAGCGCGCCTGCATGGTTGCTGAGCCATCCTAAAACGGAAGAACGCGTCAAAGCATTGCAAATGCTCCAGAAACGTTGGAACAGCTAG